From the genome of Aspergillus chevalieri M1 DNA, chromosome 8, nearly complete sequence, one region includes:
- a CDS encoding telomere length and silencing 1 family protein (COG:S;~EggNog:ENOG410PQA6;~InterPro:IPR010756;~PFAM:PF07052) has translation MDTEPQPAPESLFRPVKRRKFLRRRPDHEQEDIELNDDSGRDTKSSTSQTPQEIDDVVRLRRPQRTRKGGIEFSTTGSRQTADNDAQAVAQRSAEETEDERLRAMCDRFTAHTGQTVDVDKHMMDYIETEMAKRYRRDMPKDTSNSEATANEAICGSAGSTNFARREPATLGKLHEIDLGQETKLQNIARTEAATRRLAGSSDETAATPAENASEKTAVEQDRKTWRDRKGRSSRDIERDRLVEEVLRESKLDVYDEPDDEPRMDDMAADDRIAEQFRRDFMDAIQSRRRVARQKNTTTAKAAKPEATKGPKLGGSRSARAAMRESQKTQK, from the exons ATGGATACAGAGCCTCAACCGGCGCCCGAATCGCTATTCCGGCCGGTCAAGAGACGAAAGTTCCTGCGACGTCGTCCAGATCACGAACAGGAAGACATTGAATTGAACGATGATAGCGGTCGCGATACAAAGAGCTCTACGTCACAAACACCCCAAGAAATAGATGACGTTGTTCGCCTTCGACGGCCTCAAAGGACTCGGAAAGGTGGTATCGAGTTCTCAACGACCGGTTCGCGCCAGACCGCCGACAACGACGCTCAAGCTGTAGCACAGCGGTCCGCAGAAGAGACTGAAGATGAGAGACTACGAGCAATGTGTGATCGATTCACCGCACATACGGGGCAAACAGTGGACGTGGATAAGCACAT GATGGATTATATAGAGACCGAAATGGCTAAGCGTTATCGGCGTGATATGCCCAAAGATACCTCCAATTCAGAAGCTACTGCGAACGAAGCTATCTGCGGATCGGCCGGTAGCACCAACTTTGCGCGGCGTGAACCAGCGACTCTTGGTAAATTACACGAGATCGATCTCGGTCAGGAGACAAAGCTACAGAATATCGCACGAACAGAGGCCGCGACGAGGCGACTAGCAGGAAGTAGTGATGAAACAGCAGCAACGCCCGCGGAAAATGCCAGTGAGAAAACTGCAGTCGAACAAGACAGGAAAACTTGGCGAGATCGCAAAGGGCGAAGCAGCAGAGATATTGAACGAGATCGACTGGTTGAAGAAGTGTTGCGGGAGAGCAAAT TGGATGTATATGATGAACCGGACGATGAGCCACGaatggatgatatggcggCCGATGACCGCATTGCCGAACAATTCCGGAGAGACTTTATGGATGCGATTCAATCACGGCGGCGGGTGGCACGGCAGAAGAACACGACAACTGCCAAGGCGGCCAAGCCAGAGGCGACCAAAGGACCCAAACTTGGGGGGAGTCGGAGTGCAAGAGCAGCGATGCGGGAATCTCAGAAGACTCAGAAATGA
- a CDS encoding transient receptor potential ion channel family protein (COG:S;~EggNog:ENOG410PIYC;~InterPro:IPR032800,IPR010308,IPR040241;~PFAM:PF06011,PF14558;~SECRETED:SignalP(1-23);~TransMembrane:7 (n3-14c23/24o340-365i385-406o418-440i480-500o506-525i537-556o568-597i)) encodes MRFTLFAQVALFTLGSLPSLGLAGGTLSTKGLSSCKTDSEIEIQDLQFTYTRSTKEVVFDVAGTSSEEQNVTASITIYAYGNNIYSKEFDPCSSEYRMDQLCPVPKGPFSAGGSQQIPASFASQIPSLAFAVPDLDGQAKLELTSKKSGDEVSCVQSELSNGRSMQTKGVSYAAAGVAGAAFAMSGASAAGFVGHGAGAATGMGHGPGFAQTMGWFHTLATSGMLSVNYPTIYRSFSKNFAFSTGLIPWGSMQQSIDSFRRTTGGNLTDNSYDFLRNATIEFSNGSSSSSKAKRGVDMAVGVADLVKRDGDSGDGGGFHHFVSGIEAYAEQLTIPQANTFMTVLLIFAIVVASITVGILLLKIILEVWAMYGKFPEKLSNFRKDYWGLLGRTLTNLILVLYGTWVLYCVYQLSSGDSWAAKLLACVTLLIFTAVLLFFAFRIFLLARKYQQTEGDVSSLYDDKDNWRKYSLFYDNYKKDCWWLFVPVILYMFIKGCIIAGGNGHGLVQTAGQLIVEALMLALLLWYRPYVAKSHQWLSITIQVVRVLSVICVLIFVEELGLSQTTKTATGIVLIVIQSTLTGVLAILIATNAIMACIRENPHARRRREAEKMDRDIDDLTPLDARQSLLMENPPRKEYAEMAKFNYTGPYEPYRDQVQIRSSPRGSTDKLVDAGDLESGHIGRSESRQSRDSQSSVEGHEPTKPASGLAK; translated from the exons ATGCGGTTCACTCTTTTCGCTCAGGTTGCCTTGTTCACACTTGGCTCTTTGCCCTCGCTAGGTCTCGCTGGCGGTACTCTTAGTACCAAGGGCCTGTCTTCGTGCAAGACTGACTCTGAAATCGAGATCCAGGACCTCCAGTTTACATACACTCGTTCTACCAAGGAAGTCGTCTTCGATGTGGCCGGAACCAGCTCTGAGGAGCAAAATGTCACTGCCTCCATTACCATCTACGCCTACGGCAATAACATCTATTCGAAAGAATTCGACCCTTGTAGCTCCGAATATCGCATGGACCAGCTGTGCCCAGTCCCCAAGGGCCCTTTCTCCGCTGGTGGATCACAGCAAATCCCTGCATCTTTCGCCAGTCAGATCCCGTCCCTCGCCTTTGCTGTCCCCGACTTGGATGGACAAGCGAAATTGGAACTGACTTCCAAGAAGAGCGGAGATGAGGTCTCTTGCGTGCAATCGGAATTGTCCAATGGCCGGTCCATGCAAACCAAGGGCGTGTCTTATGCTGCTGCCGGTGTGGCAGGGGCCGCTTTCGCAATGAGCGGAGCCTCTGCCGCTGGTTTTGTCGGCCACGGCGCGGGGGCAGCCACCGGGATGGGCCATGGGCCGGGCTTTGCCCAAACCATGGGGTGGTTTCATACTTTGGCCACCAGCGGCATGCTCAGCGTCAACTATCCCACCATATACCGCAGTTTCTCCAAGAACTTTGCCTTCAGTACCGGTCTCATCCCTTGGGGCTCAATGCAGCAATCAATCGACTCCTTCAGACGAACCACCGGCGGCAATCTCACAGATAACAGCTACGATTTCCTCCGAAACGCGACTATCGAGTTCTCTAATGGATCGTCAAGCTCGTCCAAGGCCAAGCGCGGTGTTGACATGGCAGTTGGCGTTGCCGATTTGGTAAAGCGTGACGGCGACAGCGGTGATGGCGGCGGATTTCATCACTTTGTCTCTGGCATTGAGGCCTATGCCGAACAGCTCACTATTCCCCAAGCCAATACCTTCATGACGGTGCTGCTGATCTTCGCCATTGTTGTGGCCTCCATCACTGTTGGCATTCTGCTCCTCAAAATTATCCTCGAAGTATGGGCCATGTACGGAAAATTCCCAGAGAAACTTTCGAACTTCCGCAAAGACTACTGGGGTCTCTTAGGGCGTACCCTGACCAACTTGATTCTCGTCCTTTACGGGACATGGGTATTGTACTGCGTCTATCAACTTAGCAGTGGAGATTCATGGGCTGCCAAGCTCCTTGCCTGCGTTACGCTTCTCATCTTTACCGCAGTCTTGCTGTTTTTTGCCTTCCGGATCTTTTTGTTGGCTCGCAAATATCAACAAACGGAAGGAGACGTTTCCAGTCTGTACGATGACAAGGACAACTGGCGCAAATACAGTCTCTTTTACGACAACTACAAGAAGGATTGCTGGTGGCTGTTTGTCCCAGTCATCTTGTACATGTTCATCAAGGGCTGCATCATCGCTGGCGGAAATGGCCACGGGCTGGTCCAGACGGCCGGCCAGCTGATTGTGGAAGCTCTGATGTTGGCTCTCTTGCTGTGGTACCGTCCCTATGTCGCCAAGTCTCACCAGTGGCTTAGCATCACCATTCAGGTGGTCCGCGTTTTATCGGTGATCTGTGTCTTGATCTTTGTCGAAGAGTTGGGCCTTTCTCAGACCACCAAAACTGCCACTGGCATCGTCCTTATTGTCATTCAATCCACTCTCACCGGAGTTCTGGCCATATTGATTGCTACAAACGCAATCATGGCGTGCATCCGCGAGAACCCTCATGCCAGGCGGAGGAGAGAAGCCG AAAAAATGGACCGTGACATCGATGATCTCACACCACTTGATGCACGGCAGTCCTTGCTCATGGAGAACCCTCCGCGCAAAGAGTATGCTGAAATGGCCAAGTTCAACTACACCGGCCCTTACGAACCCTACAGGGATCAGGTGCAAATCCGTTCCAGTCCTAGAGGAAGTACTGATAAATTGGTTGACGCTGGTGACCTCGAGAGTGGCCACATCGGCCGAAGTGAGAGCCGACAGAGTCGTGACAGCCAAAGTTCAGTGGAAGGGCACGAGCCTACCAAGCCTGCATCTGGTCTGGCTAAATGA
- a CDS encoding heterogeneous nuclear ribonucleoprotein HRP1 (COG:A;~EggNog:ENOG410PIPU;~InterPro:IPR000504,IPR012677,IPR035979,IPR034156;~PFAM:PF00076;~go_function: GO:0003676 - nucleic acid binding [Evidence IEA]): MADPEGVEDDLFADLYEADEPTAQATSATEAPRPSISAASAAPAQPTGHIAQSVENPHFEAEPPQNFYQTPQYQGYDASQAYGVGQLDGHGGATAPAAEPEPQGTGIKEDGKMFIGGLNWETTDQSLRDYFSQFGEVQECTVMRDSATGRSRGFGFLTFRDPKTVNTVMVKEHYLDGKIIDPKRAIPRDEQEKTSKIFVGGVSQEANEQDFKQFFMQFGRVIDATLMIDKDTGRPRGFGFVTFDSEAAVEAALSRPLDILGKPIEVKKAQPRGNLRDEEERRRRGREGYRDAGQAGVDSSQQQGAAGQAGMGAGITPQMMAQYWQRMQQYFAMMQQQMAVAAAQGQGGMGGMGMGGMNPAMMQQMQMKQMQQMQMGNNQQQGSMSPPSQSPTPQMQNMMNPAMMQQMQQMQQMHQGQGQGQSNNTAAAAGGNGSGVGGAAAGGNFTGNRGGPGYNAHEQIAFEQQKYEQQQARRVMDNRGFSPYQQGGPTSWEGMYDEVPQPNIPSGPQGTTPQPQGTPPANAPTGPKNAGKPGANYRGGGRGGHRGFHPYSRS, encoded by the exons ATGGCGGATCCAGAGGGCGTCGAAGATGATCTCTTCGCTGATCT CTACGAAGCAGATGAGCCTACGGCCCAAGCTACTTCAGCGACAGAAGCACCAAGGCCTTCGATCTCTGCGGCGTCTGCTGCTCCAGCTCAACCCACTGGCCATATCGCTCAAAGTGTCGAGAACCCCCATTTCGAAGCGGAACCTCCACAGAACTTCTACCAGACACCCCAGTACCAGGGGTATGATGCATCGCAAGCGTATGGTGTAGGGCAACTGGATGGTCATGGAGGTGCCACGGCCCCTGCTGCAGAACCGGAGCCTCAAGGGACCGGTATCAAAGAAGACGG GAAAATGTTCATCGGTGGACTGAACTGGGAAACCACAGACC AATCGCTGAGAGACTATTTTTCCCAATTCGGAGAGGTACAAGAATGCACCGTAATGCGTGACAGTGCTACTGGCCGCTCTCGAGGCTTTGGTTTCTTGACATTCAGGGACCCCAAGACTGTCAACACTGTGATGGTTAAAGAGCATTATCTGGATGGAAAGATT ATTGATCCCAAGCGCGCGATTCCCCGTGACGAGCAAGAGAAGACAAGCAAGATCTTCGTCGGTGGTGTGAGCCAAGAAGCAAACGAGCAGGATTTCAAACAGTTCTTCATGCAATTTGGTCGTGTTATCGATGCTACCTTGATGATCGACAAGGATACTGGTCGCCCTCGTGGCTTTGGCTTTGTGACTTTCGACAGTGAGGCGGCAGTTGAAGCGGCTCTATCGCGGCCCCTCGATATCCTGGGGAAGCCTATCGAAGTCAAGAAGGCCCAGCCACGGGGTAACCTGCGCGATGAAGAGGAGCGGAGGCGTCGTGGCCGGGAAGGTTACCGCGATGCAGGTCAGGCTGGTGTCGATAGTTCTCAGCAACAAGGCGCTGCAGGCCAAGCTGGAATGGGTGCTGGGATTACTCCTCAGATGATGGCACAGTATTGGCAGCGTATGCAGCAATACTTTGCCATGATGCAACAGCAGATGGCCGTTGCAGCCGCACAGGGTCAAGGCGGCATGGGCGGCATGGGCATGGGTGGAATGAATCCGGCCATGATGCAGCAAATGCAGATGAAACAGATGCAGCAGATGCAAATGGGCAATAATCAGCAGCAGGGAAGCATGAGTCCTCCGTCGCAGAGTCCCACTCCACAGATGCAGAACATGATGAACCCCGCGATGATGCAACAGATGCAACAGATGCAGCAAATGCATCAAGGTCAGGGTCAAGGTCAATCCAACAAcactgctgccgctgccggAGGCAACGGCAGCGGTGTGGGtggtgcagcagcaggaggcaACTTCACGGGGAACCGTGGCGGACCTGGCTACAACGCTCATGAACAAATTGCGTTCGAGCAGCAGAAGTACGAACAGCAGCAGGCTCGTCGCGTCATGGACAACCGCGGTTTCTCGCCGTATCAACAGGGCGGTCCAACCTCGTGGGAGGGCATGTACGATGAAGTTCCCCAACCGAACATCCCAAGTGGACCTCAAG GAACTACTCCTCAACCCCAGGGTACTCCGCCAGCGAACGCCCCGACAGGCCCTAAGAACGCTGGGAAACCCGGTGCTAACTACCGTGGAGGAGGCCGCGGAGGACACCGAGGCTTCCACCCTTACTCTCGGAGCTAG
- the GYP1 gene encoding GTPase-activating protein GYP1 (BUSCO:EOG09261YLQ;~COG:U;~EggNog:ENOG410PHR5;~InterPro:IPR035969,IPR000195;~PFAM:PF00566) translates to MRKRPTKRSDVFQFKTVDPGGGAGGSRGTGSGGFETGGNAANLGYGLASGRFRANSADIAEERGTPIYPTARKGEGKILRPQYKEILRDPAHVLNLINHSPPPKNASSKENDEYSSRISRINKFKRLLQTSTVPLTELRNLAWSGVPEEVRAMTWQLLLSYLPTNSERRVSTLERKRKEYLDGVRQAFERGAAAAANPPPSTTGRGRGLDEAIWHQISIDVPRTSPHIPLYGYEATQRSLERILYVWAIRHPASGYVQGINDLVTPFFQVFLGIYVTDLNVEEGMDPGQLPRSVLDAVEADSFWCLTKLLDGIQDNYIYAQPGIHRQVRALRDLTTRIDSGLAKHLENEGVEFMQFSFRWMNCLLMREMSVQNTIRMWDTYLAEEQGFSRFHIYVCAAFLVKWSDQLMKMDFQEIMMFLQALPTKNWTDKDIELLLSEAFIWQSLFQDSRAHLRPTGEKAPEDGL, encoded by the exons ATGCGAAAGAGACCAACCAAGCGTTCCGATGTTTTTCAGTTCAAAACTGTTGATCCAggtggtggtgccggtgGTAGCAGAGGTACTGGCAGCGGCGGCTTTGAAACTGGAGGCAATGCAGCAAATCTGGGGTATGGACTGGCGTCAGGCAGGTTTCGCGCCAACAGCGCGGATATTGCCGAGGAACGTGGTACGCCAATATACCCCACAGCCCGAAAGGGGGAGGGTAAGATCCTCCGGCCTCAGTATAAAGAAATCCTGAGAG ATCCCGCTCATGTTTTGAACCTCATAAACCATTCACCGCCACCAAAAAATGCATCGTCGAAAGAAAATGACGAATACTCGAGTCGCATATCTAGAATTAACAAATTTAAACGTCTCCTGCAGACGAGCACCGTCCCTCTAACCGAATTGAGAAACTTGGCGTGGTCAGGGGTTCCTGAAGAAGTACGAGCTATGACTTGGCAGCTTCTCCTCAGCTACCTACCGACGAACAGCGAGCGACGAGTTTCCACCCTCGAAAGGAAGCGCAAAGAGTATCTTGATGGTGTTCGACAAGCCTTTGAACGCGGTGCTGCGGCCGCGGCAAACCCACCACCTTCGACCACTGGACGTGGGCGGGGCTTGGATGAAGCAATATGGCATCAAATAAGCATAGATGTGCCGCGTACTAGTCCCCATATCCCACTTTACGGTTACGAGGCTACACAACGCTCCCTGGAAAGGATTCTTTATGTTTGGGCCATACGGCATCCAGCAAGTGGCTACGTGCAGGGAATCAATGACCTTGTGACACCTTTCTTCCAGGTTTTTCTTGGAATCTATGTCACAGACCTCAACGTTGAGGAAGGTATGGACCCAGGCCAACTACCAAGAAGCGTCCTTGATGCCGTGGAAGCGGATTCTTTCTGGTGTCTTACGAAGCTGCTCGATGGTATACAGGATAATTACATATATGCGCAACCAGGCATCCATAGACAGGTCAGAGCGCTACGAGATTTGACCACGCGCATCGATTCTGGTCTTGCGAAGCACTTGGAGAATGAAGGAGTGGAATTTATGCAATTCAGCTTTCGATGGATGAATTGTTTGCTCATGCGGGAAATGAGCGTACAGAACACCATCCGAATGTGGGATACATATTTG GCTGAGGAGCAGGGCTTCTCACGATTCCACATATACGTTTGTGCAGCTTTTCTTGTAAAATGGTCGGAccagttgatgaagatggactTCCAG GAGATTATGATGTTCCTtcaagctcttccaacgaaaAACTGGACAGACAAGGATATCGAACTGCTGCTGAGCGAAGCATTTATCTGGCAGAGCCTGTTCCAGGACTCCCGTGCCCATCTTCGCCCGACCGGTGAGAAAGCGCCCGAGGATGGTTTGTAA
- the DIM1 gene encoding dimethyladenosine transferase (BUSCO:EOG09263720;~COG:A;~EggNog:ENOG410PHZA;~InterPro:IPR029063,IPR020598,IPR001737,IPR011530;~PFAM:PF00398,PF13649,PF08241;~go_function: GO:0000179 - rRNA (adenine-N6,N6-)-dimethyltransferase activity [Evidence IEA];~go_function: GO:0008649 - rRNA methyltransferase activity [Evidence IEA];~go_process: GO:0000154 - rRNA modification [Evidence IEA];~go_process: GO:0006364 - rRNA processing [Evidence IEA]), protein MPKVKANKRNSASKNPYADAAAKTKAANSVFKMNTDIGQHVLKNPGIAQAIVDKAELKQSDVVLEIGPGTGNLTVKILEKAKKCIAVELDPRMAAEITKRVQGTPVQQRLDVILGDVIKTELPYFDVCISNTPYQISSPLTFKLLATSPAPRVCILMFQREFALRLFAKPGDKLYSRLSVNAQMWAKIDHIMKVGKNNFKPPPLVESSVVRLVPKNPRPQISYEEWDGLLRIVFVRKNKTIRSSFLGQTGIMDMLEANYRTWCAQNDIPVEDGPAEDASGDAMDMGDAQDDAEDDQDQTMEVDDEDDVPDFFKEQANSRVQEALRKNNPNRKKKGKVAELVREKVRQVLEDETKLADKRARMCDENDFLKLLWAFNQKGFHFT, encoded by the exons ATGCCCAAGGTAAAGGCGAACAAGCGCAATAGCGCTTCGAAAAACCCATACGCAGATGCGGCCGCCAAAACGAAGGCCGCCAACAGCGTCTTCAAGATGAATACGGATATCGGTCAGCACGTGTTGAAGAACCCTGGTATTGCTCAGGCTATTGTGGACAAGGCGGAATTGAAGCAAAGTGAT GTTGTTCTCGAAATCGGTCCCGGTACAGGTAACTTGACGGTCAAGATCCTCGAGAAGGCGAAGAAATGTATCGCCGTCGAGCTGGATCCTCGAATGGCGGCAGAAATCACCAAGCGTGTCCAGGGTACCCCCGTGCAGCAGCGTCTGGATGTCATTCTGGGAGATGTGATCAAGACAGAGCTTCCATACTTCGATGTTTGCATTAGCAATACTCCTTATCAG ATCTCCTCCCCTCTCACCTTCAAACTTCTTGCAACCTCCCCTGCACCTCGAGTCTGCATTCTCATGTTCCAGCGTGAATTCGCCCTACGTCTTTTCGCGAAACCGGGAGATAAGCTTTACAGTCGACTTTCCGTCAATGCGCAAATGTGGGCCAAGATCGATCACATCATGAAGGTTGGAAAGAACAACTTCAAGCCCCCGCCGCTCGTCGAGTCGAGCGTTGTCCGCTTGGTCCCCAAGAATCCCAGACCGCAGATCAGTTATGAAGAATGGGACGGGCTCTTACGAATTGTCTTTGTCAGAAAGAATAAGACTATTCGGTCCAGCTTCCTCGGACAAACCGGTATCATGGACATGTTGGAAGCTAATTATCGGACATGGTGTGCACAAAATGACATTCCAGTTGAGGATGGGCCTGCTGAAGATGCAAGTGGTGACGCTATGGACATGGGTGATGCGCAAGATGATGCAGAGGATGATCAAGATCAGACCATGGAGgtagacgacgaggacgatgtgCCTGATTTCTTCAAGGAGCAAGCAAATTCTCGTGTCCAGGAAGCCCTCAGAAAAAACAACCCGAAccgcaagaagaaggggaaggtCGCGGAGTTGGTGCGCGAGAAAGTACGCCAGGTCTTGGAAGATGAGACAAAACTCGCAGACAAACGGGCAAGGATGTGTGATGAGAATGACTTCCTGAAGTTGCTGTGGGCGTTTAACCAAAAGGGTTTCCATTTCACTTGA